A section of the Methanothermobacter sp. genome encodes:
- a CDS encoding gamma carbonic anhydrase family protein — MIIGDVEIGDGSSVWYNAVLRGDIEPIRIGCRSNIQDNCVVHASSGYPVKVGDYVSVGHAAVLHGCTIQDNVLVGMNSTILNGALVAENSIVGAGAVVTSGKSFPPGSLIMGVPARAVRELNDEEIESIRENAERYFHLAQEYED; from the coding sequence ATGATAATAGGGGATGTTGAGATAGGTGATGGCTCATCTGTATGGTACAATGCTGTTTTGAGGGGTGACATAGAACCCATAAGGATAGGATGCCGTTCAAATATCCAGGATAACTGTGTTGTTCACGCAAGCAGCGGCTACCCTGTGAAGGTGGGGGATTACGTCTCTGTGGGTCACGCCGCGGTTCTCCATGGATGCACCATACAGGACAATGTGCTGGTGGGCATGAACTCAACCATCCTCAACGGGGCCCTTGTGGCTGAAAATTCAATTGTAGGTGCAGGTGCGGTTGTTACCTCAGGTAAAAGTTTCCCGCCCGGAAGTCTCATCATGGGTGTTCCTGCAAGGGCTGTCAGGGAGCTCAATGATGAGGAGATAGAGTCCATAAGGGAGAATGCAGAGAGGTACTTCCACCTGGCGCAGGAATATGAAGACTGA